In the Streptomyces sp. BHT-5-2 genome, one interval contains:
- a CDS encoding metalloregulator ArsR/SmtB family transcription factor encodes MNDIDAIAALQDPVRRRLYEYVAAQGREVGRNEAAEAVGVARTLAAHHLDRLVEAGLLESGSRRLTGRAGPGAGRPAKVYARAPVERTVSLPARDYRTAAELLAEAAEQAGLDAGLCAAARRRGESLRGSAAPCGGLEEAMEMLAARGYEPHLESVEGAEGTEGAESADGGEGVEGASGAGGRVVRMRNCPFHAVAERFPPLVCGMNLALLEGLFGTDGPVRARMDARPGECCVVIEPSKNNNR; translated from the coding sequence GTGAACGACATCGACGCGATCGCGGCGTTGCAGGATCCGGTGCGGCGCCGCCTGTACGAGTACGTGGCGGCACAGGGCCGCGAGGTCGGCCGCAACGAGGCTGCCGAGGCGGTCGGGGTGGCGCGCACGCTCGCCGCGCACCATTTGGACAGGCTGGTCGAGGCCGGGTTGTTGGAGAGCGGGAGCCGTCGCCTGACGGGCCGTGCGGGGCCGGGGGCGGGCCGGCCCGCCAAGGTGTACGCGCGGGCGCCGGTCGAGCGAACGGTGTCGCTGCCCGCCCGCGACTACCGCACCGCCGCCGAGCTGCTCGCCGAGGCCGCCGAGCAGGCCGGGCTGGATGCCGGGCTGTGTGCGGCCGCGCGTCGCCGGGGCGAGTCCCTGCGCGGCTCGGCGGCACCCTGCGGCGGTCTTGAAGAGGCCATGGAGATGCTGGCCGCCCGTGGCTACGAGCCGCACTTGGAGAGCGTTGAAGGCGCAGAAGGCACTGAAGGTGCTGAAAGCGCTGACGGCGGCGAGGGTGTTGAGGGGGCGTCCGGGGCGGGTGGGCGCGTTGTTCGTATGCGCAACTGCCCCTTCCACGCCGTCGCCGAACGCTTCCCGCCGCTGGTCTGCGGCATGAATCTCGCGTTGCTGGAGGGGCTGTTCGGCACGGACGGTCCCGTCCGTGCCCGCATGGACGCCAGGCCGGGGGAGTGCTGTGTGGTGATCGAGCCTTCTAAAAACAATAATCGTTGA
- a CDS encoding LamG-like jellyroll fold domain-containing protein: MTSTSPVGTPSGPRNATAGIDDLTGRPEGVPGRRGAAPNAGGRPAGSDRGDGAGGGCGSAGSGRSAVHRRVRVVGPAGRRRHGAGDGAARRLHLYVNGTQQGAATDTRPVTRPGSLMIGRATFGGRPVDFFSGSIERVQVFDQALPAKQVAALEPGLQG; the protein is encoded by the coding sequence GTGACTTCGACGTCACCCGTTGGTACGCCGTCCGGTCCCCGGAACGCCACGGCCGGCATCGACGACCTGACCGGCCGGCCGGAGGGCGTACCGGGGCGACGCGGGGCCGCCCCCAATGCTGGAGGCCGCCCGGCCGGAAGTGACCGGGGCGACGGCGCAGGAGGGGGTTGTGGCAGCGCTGGATCCGGACGGTCCGCGGTCCATCGGCGGGTACGAGTTGTCGGTCCGGCTGGGCGCCGGCGGCATGGGGCGGGCGACGGCGCCGCCCGCCGGCTCCACCTCTACGTCAACGGCACGCAGCAGGGCGCCGCCACCGACACCCGCCCCGTCACCAGGCCCGGCTCCCTCATGATCGGCCGCGCCACCTTCGGCGGCCGCCCCGTCGACTTCTTCTCCGGCAGCATCGAGCGCGTCCAGGTCTTCGACCAGGCACTCCCCGCAAAACAGGTCGCGGCACTGGAACCGGGCTTGCAGGGCTAG
- a CDS encoding EF-hand domain-containing protein: MADIVETAARKVFERYDIDGDGQVTAEEYRKVVAELEGTEITEAQAQELIDSVDTDGDRMMSFEEFWAAMNG; the protein is encoded by the coding sequence ATGGCGGACATCGTGGAGACGGCGGCGCGGAAGGTTTTCGAGCGTTACGACATCGACGGGGACGGTCAGGTCACCGCGGAGGAATACCGGAAGGTGGTTGCGGAGCTGGAGGGCACCGAGATCACCGAGGCGCAGGCTCAGGAGCTGATCGACTCCGTCGACACCGACGGCGACCGGATGATGTCCTTCGAGGAGTTCTGGGCGGCCATGAACGGCTGA
- a CDS encoding DUF3291 domain-containing protein, with product MTASTPAVHLAHLNVATLRYPLDDPRMAPFVELLDPVNAAADGATGFVWRLVEEGKADATGLRPAGEDVVVTLSVWESREALWEFTYRSGHLEAMQRRREWFERHVEAHLVLWWVPAGHLPTVDEALERLADLRAHGPSPRAFTFTSSYSAAEAAERLQAVPSVPPAARSVQE from the coding sequence ATGACCGCATCCACGCCTGCCGTCCACCTTGCCCACCTCAACGTCGCCACGCTCCGATACCCCCTGGACGACCCGCGCATGGCGCCGTTCGTCGAGCTGCTCGACCCCGTCAACGCCGCCGCCGACGGCGCTACCGGCTTCGTATGGCGGCTGGTCGAGGAGGGGAAGGCCGACGCCACCGGCCTGCGCCCGGCGGGTGAGGACGTCGTCGTCACGCTGTCGGTGTGGGAGTCCCGGGAGGCCCTGTGGGAATTCACCTACCGCAGTGGGCACTTGGAGGCGATGCAGCGGCGTCGCGAATGGTTCGAGCGGCACGTCGAGGCGCATCTGGTGCTCTGGTGGGTGCCCGCCGGTCACCTCCCGACCGTCGACGAGGCCCTGGAGCGGCTGGCGGACCTGCGGGCGCACGGGCCGTCCCCCCGTGCGTTCACCTTCACCTCCTCCTACTCCGCCGCCGAGGCCGCCGAGCGGCTTCAGGCCGTGCCGTCCGTGCCACCCGCTGCGCGCTCCGTGCAGGAGTAG